The genomic DNA GGAGGATAATCATGCCAAATTGACCCCTGTCATCATGTGAAATGGACCCCTCCCCCACAACCAGGAGAGGACACCCATGGAGCTAGCAGAACCAGTGCGCACCCCACTACCTTCTTCTCGGGAGACGGCTCGAACGGAGGAGGATGGGATGCTGCGAGAAGACGGCGTGCGAGAGGTGCTGGCGCGACTACAGCGCGGCGAGCGTATCAAAGCCATTGCGCGGGATCTCGGCGTGGCCCGCAATACCGTGAAGCGGTGGCAACGGCTGGGGGGCTGGCGCCCGCGGCCGTCGGGACCCCGCCCCAGTCAGATCGATCCCTATCGGCTATTCGTGGAACGCCGCGGCCCCGAAGTGAATTGGAACGGCCGGGTGCTCCATCGGGAACTGCAGACGTTAGGATTCGCGGGGACCTACCAACAAGTGCAACGGGCGATTCAGCCGCTCCGCGTCGATCGCGCCTGGGCGACCGTGGCGACTGTGCGGTTTGAGACGACTCCGGGCCAGCAAGCCCAAGTGGATTTTGGCCAAACCCGTCTCTGGATTGGCGACCGGCTGGAAGTCATCCACATCTTTGTGTTCACCCTCGGGTACTCTCGCCGACTGTGGGCGTCGGCTTATCCGCATGAACGGCTCAGTGCGCTCCTCGATGGGCATGAGCGGGCCTTCCAGCATTTTGGCGGCGTGCCGTTGGAGTGTCTGTACGATAACCCCCGGACCCTGGTCCTGGGCCGGCGCGAGGGCCGCGTGCTCTGGCATCCGGTCTGGGAGGATTTTGCGCGGCGCTATGGGTTTACGCCGCGGGCCTGCCAGCCGTATCGGGCACAGACCAAGGGCAAAGTAGAAAGCGGCGTGAAATATGTGAAGCGCAATGCCCTCGCGGGCCGCCGGTTTGCGTCGTGGGACGCCTTGAACGCCTGGCTGCAGGAGTGGACGGTGACGGTCGCGGATCAGCGCGTCCATGGGACGACGCATGAGCGGCCGATCGAGCGGTTCGCCCGGGAGACGCTCACGCCGCTGGGCTCGCGGTCCCCCTATCACTATGAACGGGTGCGTCTGCGCCGCGTTCCGGCCGATGCGCTCGTCGCCATCGCGGCCGCCCGCTATTCTGTGCCGGTGGAGTATGTCGGCACGACCGTCCACGTGCAGGAGAGCAGTCGTCACTATGAAATCTTCCATGGCGGGGTCTGCATTGCGCGGCATGCCAAGTCCCCGCGCCATGCGGTGGTCGTGGATCGGGCGCACTATCGCGGGCTGCTGCGCGCGGGCGGACCCGCCCCCACGCCCCGGCCGCCCCAGTGGGATCCTGGGTATGGGGACCTCGGCGAGGTGATGGTCCGGGATCTGGCCCTCTATGCCGCCGTGGCCGAACCGGGCGGTGCCTCATGAGCACGCCCCAACTGGAGCGACTCCAGGCACACTGTCAGCGCCTGCGCCTCTATCAAGTTGCCGCCGAACTGCCGAGTTTACTGGAGCAGGCGGCCAAGGCGGAACGCTCCTATACCGACTTTTTAGAGGAGGTACTGCGGCGCGAGGTGCAGGCCAAGACCGACAAGCATCTGGCGATGCGGTTGGCGATGGCGCGGTTCCCGTTCCAGAAGACGCTGGAGACGTTCGACTTTAAGGTCCAGCCCTCCATTGATGTGAAACTGATCCGTGAACTCGGCACCGGGCGCTATCTGGAGCAGGGCGAGAATGCGTTGTTCCTCGGGCCGCCCGGCGTCGGCAAAACGCATCTGGCCGTGGCCCTGGGCATCGCGGCCTGTGAACAGGGCCACCGCGTCTTGTTTACGACCGCCATGGGGCTCCTCGCGACGCTCGGCAAAGCGCTCTCCGAAAACCGGCTGGAGGACCGGCTCAAGGTGCTGGCCCAGCCCCAGCTCTTGATCATTGATGAGATCGGGTATATCCCCATTGATCGGCAAGGCGCCAATCTGTTCTTCCAGCTCATCTCTCGGCGCTATGAGAAGGGCTCGATCCTGCTCACCAGCAATCAGAGCCTCGGCGCCTGGGGCGACGTGTTTGGCGATCCGGTGATCGCCACGGCGATTCTCGACCGGCTCCTCCACCATTCCATCACGATCAATATTAAAGGTGAGAGCTATCGATTGCGAGAGAAGCGGAAGGCGGGGCTCTTCAAGTCCCCTGTCGGTGCCGCGGCCCAGTCGGAGTCATAGCGCCATCACATGCAGATTCAACTCGGGGGAGGGGTCAATTTCACATCAGAATAAAAGGGTCAACTTCGGCTGATGATTGACACTTTGTCCACGACCTGCCCATCTACCCCGTAATATTGAGTGGTGGTCACATGTCCCAACGGATTCGTGGTCGTTGTGGGGAACGTCTTCGTGCTGTCGTACGTCACCGTGCTCACATTGCCGTTGGCATCACGCGTACAGGTGATGTTCCCCCACACATCGTATTCGGCTCCCGTGACCGAGAGCCAGTTCGTCGCTTTCGTCAGGTGTCCCTTTGTGGGTGTGGTGGTCCCATTCGGCGAGGCGCATCCGCCCGTCCCGTCATACAAGAATGTCTTCTGCGCGACGAGATTGACCGAGCTGGTGTTACTGCTGTTGTAGTGCGACTCTCGCGTAGGAAGACCCACGATCCAGTCTGTCACATTGTCCGAGTAGGTGCGGTATATGGCACGATCATCATATGCGCTCGCCAAATCACCGTAATGGGTTTCATAGGACAGATTTCCGAACTGGTGATCGTATGCGAACGTGGTGCGTGTGTGGCTCGCACATGTCCCACTTTCACAGAGGTAGGTATCGATCTGCGATTGCGGGGTGTACCAGGGGGCCGCAAGGTCATTATCGGCCACGTATGCAGTTGTAGTTTCCGAGTAGACCTTCCCTGTCGCATCGGTCACCTTACTACGATAGGGCATGCCCTTCGTGTAGCCGGTAGGCACGTTCGGATTGTTTGAGTCCACCCCAAGATCATTACCTTGATGGAACCAAGTTTCAGTAATCGCTTGCTCGCCATTCGGTCCCGACGGGGCGGTGACCTTCACAGAGTTGAACCCGCGAAATTCGCGTTCAGCAAAGTGGTGGTACCCACCACTATATTCATAGCTTGTCGTGGCGGAGATGCCCGCACACGCCGTTCCATTCCAGTTGTCGCAGCTCACAATGGAGTTCACGGTTTGGATCGAATAGGGGAGTTGCGTGTTGGTATACCGGGTGGAGGGCTTGTAGGTGATCGCTCGGCGGCCACCTATCCCATTGGACACGGATAGCAGTTGGCCAGCCACCATGGTGCTTTGGTTTCCGCTTTTTGCCACCCAATAGTTGCCATTGGTGCGATCCTCGCACAGAAAATCCGTCTTCCCATCTCCGTTGAAATCGCCATATCTGGTAAAAATCCCGCTACCAACACGGCAAGCCCCTGAAGCCGAGTTTCCATTGCCGAGCCAAGTTCCGGTATAGCCATTGCCATTGCCGAATCTGATGCCATCACTCAGCGCCACATAATAGGTGCCGGTATTTCGGTCTTCGCAAACCAGATCGGCCTTCCCATCCCCATTAAAGTCCCCATATTGCGGAGTGACATTGGCTGCCGCCACACAGGCCCCATTGGCCGCATTCCCATTTCCCATCCATTCCTGGGTATACCCCCCTCCGCTCCCGAACTTCGTGCCGTCACTCAGAGCCACATAGTAGGTTCCGGAATTTCGATCTTCACAGAGCAGATCGATCTTTCCATCGCCATTGAAGTCCCCATACTGCGTCGTGATATTGGCTCCCGCAATGCAGGCGCCGGAGGCGGTGTTCCCGTTACCGAGCCACGTTCCGGTCCAGCCTGCACCGTTGCCGAATTGTGTGCCATCACTCAACCCTACATAGTAGGTTCCAGTGTTCCGGTCTTCACACAACAAATCCGTTTTCCCATCGCCGTTGAAATCCCCATATCGTGTCGTGACATTGAGTGCAGGACCACACGCCCCATTCGCGGCATTGCCATTGCCTAGCCAGGTGCCTGTCCACCCACCTCCGCTGCCAAACTTCGTGCCATCACTCAACGCCATGTAGAAGGTTCCCGTGTTCCGGTCCTCACATAACAAGTCGGTCTTCCCATCGCCGTTAAAGTCCGCATACCGCGTGTTGAGTCTGGCTC from Nitrospira sp. ND1 includes the following:
- the istA gene encoding IS21 family transposase — protein: MLREDGVREVLARLQRGERIKAIARDLGVARNTVKRWQRLGGWRPRPSGPRPSQIDPYRLFVERRGPEVNWNGRVLHRELQTLGFAGTYQQVQRAIQPLRVDRAWATVATVRFETTPGQQAQVDFGQTRLWIGDRLEVIHIFVFTLGYSRRLWASAYPHERLSALLDGHERAFQHFGGVPLECLYDNPRTLVLGRREGRVLWHPVWEDFARRYGFTPRACQPYRAQTKGKVESGVKYVKRNALAGRRFASWDALNAWLQEWTVTVADQRVHGTTHERPIERFARETLTPLGSRSPYHYERVRLRRVPADALVAIAAARYSVPVEYVGTTVHVQESSRHYEIFHGGVCIARHAKSPRHAVVVDRAHYRGLLRAGGPAPTPRPPQWDPGYGDLGEVMVRDLALYAAVAEPGGAS
- the istB gene encoding IS21-like element helper ATPase IstB encodes the protein MSTPQLERLQAHCQRLRLYQVAAELPSLLEQAAKAERSYTDFLEEVLRREVQAKTDKHLAMRLAMARFPFQKTLETFDFKVQPSIDVKLIRELGTGRYLEQGENALFLGPPGVGKTHLAVALGIAACEQGHRVLFTTAMGLLATLGKALSENRLEDRLKVLAQPQLLIIDEIGYIPIDRQGANLFFQLISRRYEKGSILLTSNQSLGAWGDVFGDPVIATAILDRLLHHSITINIKGESYRLREKRKAGLFKSPVGAAAQSES
- a CDS encoding toxin TcdB middle/N-terminal domain-containing protein, which encodes MRPERRYRMAGTVLAGLLMAFSVETEVRAEEASTIEMLQQPEMPIGNVGGEAHADPFTGAATMSIPIEVPPGRNGIQPHLSLVYMSGNGNGWVGVGWKLELGAVERQVRYGLNYSANDFVARMSGANSELVQAPAPAQTNEYRAKIERSFVRFRKLSAGDGQAYFEATDKKGVRYFFGQTAASRMADSANPSRIFKWLLDRIEDRDGNYMVATYVSDQGQVYLSRIEYAGNGTTAPTNVVKFYLEDRSDAPSMFTTNYVVKTAKRLKTIEVHASGNSVRAYKMTYGQTSSIPSSVLTSVTQFGSDATINGTGAITNEATATRLPSTSMEWSAGPATFGPEGGYTGLWLGSGACSNVNAPLVNTRYGDFNGDGKTDILCEDRYTGTYYVALSSGELFNNGAGWTGTWLGNGNAASGACGLPPFQYRDPAHPAAPPYNDGIRTQYADFNGDGKTDLLCEDRYTGTFYVALSDGTKFGNGAGYTGIWLGNGSYAGGACAFPNPANSIWGARLNTRYADFNGDGKTDLLCEDRNTGTFYMALSDGTKFGSGGGWTGTWLGNGNAANGACGPALNVTTRYGDFNGDGKTDLLCEDRNTGTYYVGLSDGTQFGNGAGWTGTWLGNGNTASGACIAGANITTQYGDFNGDGKIDLLCEDRNSGTYYVALSDGTKFGSGGGYTQEWMGNGNAANGACVAAANVTPQYGDFNGDGKADLVCEDRNTGTYYVALSDGIRFGNGNGYTGTWLGNGNSASGACRVGSGIFTRYGDFNGDGKTDFLCEDRTNGNYWVAKSGNQSTMVAGQLLSVSNGIGGRRAITYKPSTRYTNTQLPYSIQTVNSIVSCDNWNGTACAGISATTSYEYSGGYHHFAEREFRGFNSVKVTAPSGPNGEQAITETWFHQGNDLGVDSNNPNVPTGYTKGMPYRSKVTDATGKVYSETTTAYVADNDLAAPWYTPQSQIDTYLCESGTCASHTRTTFAYDHQFGNLSYETHYGDLASAYDDRAIYRTYSDNVTDWIVGLPTRESHYNSSNTSSVNLVAQKTFLYDGTGGCASPNGTTTPTKGHLTKATNWLSVTGAEYDVWGNITCTRDANGNVSTVTYDSTKTFPTTTTNPLGHVTTTQYYGVDGQVVDKVSIISRS